From Alteromonas sp. BL110:
CAATACCTGCCTAGGATGAAAGTCTTCTTCACTGGTTATATCGGCGAAACGATTCCAAGGGCAGACAAGCTGACAATCATCACAGCCGTAGATGCGATTGCCCATCATTGGTCGTAACTCTTCAGGAATGTCCTTATCCGATTCAATGGTGAGGTATGATATACAGCGGCGACCATCCACTTTGTAGGGGGCTACAATCGCGCCTGTCGGGCATATAGTTAAACACGCCGTGCAGCTTCCACAGCCTTCTTCGATAGGGGCATCCACTGGCAGCGGTAAATTAATAAAAAGCTCACCTAAGAAAAACCAAGAGCCCGCTTCTTTATTGAGTGTCAGACTGTGCTTACCGGTCCACCCAATCCCCGCTTTTTCAGCAATAGCGTGTTCCAGCACAGGTGCTGAATCGACAAACGGGCGGTATTGGGTATGCGCAAGGGAATCGGTTATTTTTTCGCCTAGCTGCTTTAAGCGCTTACGCAACACTTTGTGGTAGTCTCGGCCTAACGCATAACGGCTGATATAGCCTATTTCTCGCTTTTTCAAATGCTTAGCAAATGAGGCATCAGGAGGTAAGTAATTCATGCGAACGCTGATTACACGCAGTGTACCTGGGACCAATTCATCTGGCCGGGCACGCTTCATCCCATGGCTCTCCATGAAAGCCATATCACCGTGGTAGCCATTGTCTAACCATTCCTGCAGGTGTGACTCGTGCTGATGTAGATCAATATCGCTGATGCCAACCTGTTGAAAGCCTAGCGCTGTACCCCAAGCCTTGATATTGTTGGTCAATTCAACAAGGTCGATAGAACTAATTTCGGACATTTGCTTATGCTAGATACTCAATTAACGTCAAGTTTATCATACAAACTATTTCGGGCCGATCAGGTTAGGGAAAATGAGGGACAAGCCGCCGCGGATTCGGGCTGCGATATGTTCACTTTGATGCAACGAGCCGGCGACGTAGTATTTAAACAATGCTTAGAGCTAATGCCCAATTCAGACGTTTATTTAGTATTAGTGGGCCAAGGTAATAATGCGGGCGACGGCTATATTGCAGCAATAAACGCAAAACTTGCGGGTAAACAAGTGCATTTATGTGCGGTTGAGCCTGAACGTACCCTAGAGGGCGATGCTGGTAAAGCACAGCAGCGTTGGCTTGATGCCGGCGGTAGTATTAATGGGTTTGATGCTGCACTCCTCGAGAAGTCTGACGTAGTGATTGACGCGCTTCTTGGTACAGGTATCAATAGCTATATTCGTAATGAGTTTGCTGATGTTATCGATGCCGTTAACTCATCATCGACCCCCGTGGTGAGCGTGGACGTGCCTTCAGGACTAGATGCTAATACAGGTCAGAGTCTAGGACGCTGTGTTCAGGCTGATATAACGGTGACCTTTGTGGGTATAAAGCCCGGGCTTGTCACAGGTGCGGGCAAACAATCATGTGGTAAGTTAGTGTATGCAGACCTAGGTATAGGTAAAGCCTTCCAAGCATTAGCCAAAGCTAGTGCGACCATGCTGAATATCGAGCACTTTAAGGGGATGGGACCTCGGGAAGTCAATAGTCATAAAGGGACTTACGGGCGACTGTTGTGCATTGGTGGAAACCGAGGTACTGCAGGGGCTATTCGACTTGCCAGCGAAGCGGCGCTTCGAAGTGGCGCGGGTATGGTGCGAGTGTATACCCATGAATCGTCGGTGGTGCAGGTAAGCGCAGGCAGACCTGAACTTATGGTTACCGACTTCAATTTGGAAGATGCATTAGCTTGGGCAACCTGCGTGGTTATTGGCCCAGGCCTTGGGCAAGATAAATGGGCTGAAGAAGCATTTGAAACCACATTAAAGCATTGCCAAAACCAAAATAAGCCTGTGGTTATTGATGCTGATGCGCTTAACCTTTTGTGTCAGCAGTCCACAGCGTACACCTTGTCGGACAGTATCTTAACGCCTCACGCCGGTGAAGCAGCGCGCTTACTGGGTGTTTCTATTGACGATGTAGAAAGTGATCGCTTTAACTATGCTAGACAGTGCTCACAGCGATACCACGCCGTCTGCGTACTTAAAGGAGCGGGCACGCTTATCGACAACGAAAAGAAAACTTGGGTTTGCCGTCACGGTAATCCCGGTATGGCCACGGCAGGAAGTGGTGATGTGCTAAGCGGAATTTTAGGCGCACTGCTTGCGCAAGGTGTAGAAACGGATCTTGCGGCAAAATATGGCGTAGTACTTCATGCAAAGGCAGGTGATGATATTGCCCAACTGTATGGTCAACGTGGTATGATAGCGAGTGATTTGTTCGACGCAGTACGTGCGCTTATCAACCACTAAATAGGTTGGTTTTGCCTTAAACGGGCAGGCATCTACTGTGTTTCTTAGTATTACTGTGGAATATTGTTGATGTCTTACCCGCATACCTCTTTTTTTTCTAATGAAGTAGATGATACCGCTCAGCTTGCCAAGGACTTAGCGCGAGCGGTTTCAAGTCAACTCCCTACCGATACTGTTATTTATCTTGACGGCGACTTAGGGGCAGGGAAAACGACATTTAGCCGTTATTTTATTCAGTCTTTTGGTCATTCAGGTAGCGTTAAAAGTCCAACCTATACATTGGTTGAACCTTATGAGTTGGATAGCGTCAATATTTATCACTTCGACCTGTATCGCTTGGCCGACCCGGAAGAACTAGAGTTCATGGGAATTCGAGATTACTTCGGCTCCGGGGCAATCGCGCTTATTGAATGGTCGGAAAAAGGCGGCGAATACTTGGCATCCCCAGACTTAGTGATTAGTATAAATATTACACCAGCGGGTAGGCAGTTCAATTTGGAAGCGAAAAATGCTCACGGTGCTAAATTGCTTCAGCAATGTAAACGCGTGTAGCGAACATTGAATTGAAAGAGACATTGAACAATTAGCGGCTCCGATGTTTACGAGAGCGGCATGACAATAACATAAAGGCTAATTATGGTGCGCAGTATAGTTTCGGTATTATTCTTGTGTTTCGTGGTGCAGTTTGCATACGGCGCACAAAATAACATCGACGGAGTGAGAATATGGCCGTCGCCGGACAATACACGTGTCGTTTTTGATATGAAGGCTGCGCCAGAATTCACCTACTTTACCCTCAAAAACCCCCTTCGACTGGTTATCGATTTTAAAAATACTAGTGATTCGGCAAAGCTGTCAGGCGTAGAAAATAGCGGTGATTTAATCAAAAAGCTGCGTTACTCAACCCCTAAAAGTAAGTCATCGGCTAGGGTAGTTGTTGAACTTAACAGAAATACAAAACCCTCATTGTTTGCTGTAACACCTAGCGGGTCTCTGGGTCACAGGCTTGTGGTTGACCTACCCGACAGTGCCCGTAGATCATCGTCAACGCAATCGGCCTCGACACCAACAGGTTCTGTGGTGATTGACGATACAAGTAGTGCACGTGATAGAGATATTATCGTTGCCATTGATGCCGGACACGGTGGACACGACCCGGGCTCAGTTGGTCCCGCAGGAACGTACGAAAAGCACATCACGCTTAGTATAGCCAAAAAGCTTGAAAGCAAAATCAACCGGGAACCCGGTATGCGTGCCATAATGACACGCAGCGGTGACTATTATATTTCTCCTAATCGTCGCCCGGAAATTGCCAGAGAGAAAAAAGCCGACTTACTTATCTCCATTCACGCGGATGCGTTTAGTCAACCACAGCCGCGAGGTGGCTCAGTATGGGTACTATCAACACGTAGAGCCGATACTGAACTAGGCCGTTGGTTAGAAAAATCAGAGCGTCACTCTGAACTGTTAGGCGGTGCCGCTGAAGTTATTAATGATAAATCTAGTGAACGGTACCTCACTGAAACCATTTTAGGCTTATCTATGGACCACAGCATGGCGACTAGCCATGACTTAGGAAACAAGGTGGTAGAAGAATTAAAGCAAGTGACCAGCCTACATAAAAGAAAGCCACAAGCTGCCAGCTTCGCAGTGTTAACTGCACCCGATATCCCTTCAATTTTGGTTGAAGTTGGTTTTATTTCTAACCCGCAAGAAGAGAAAAACCTAAACTGGTCTAAACATCGCGAGCGTTTGGCGAACGCTATGTTCAATGCTGCTAAGCGCTACTTCAAGCAAGTACCCCCTGATGGTACACTGTGGGCCAAAGAAAGAGTGAACAACCGAACGCACAAAGTAAGAAGTGGTGAATCGCTTTCATTATTAGCACAACGTTATAATGTGAAAGTAAGCAGTATTAAAGCCGCTAACGATCTTTCAAGCGATGTTGTTCGCGTAGGGCAGGTATTAAATATTCCAAGAACATAAACCGAAGTTTTGTTTTATCGGCTTTTGCCAGTGCGACTACGCGCTTACATATAAAATCATCACGAATTCATATAGTGAATACTATACATTGAATATCATAGGGTAGCCCTTTGCCTATACAGCTTTTATCTCCCCAACTTGCTAACCAAATTGCCGCTGGTGAAGTGGTTGAACGTCCGGCATCTGTCGTGAAAGAGCTGCTAGAAAACAGCCTCGATGCAGGCGCTACCAGAATAGAGGTCGATATTGAAAAAGGCGGCCATAAACGTATTCGTATAAAAGACAACGGTTCAGGCATTGTCAAAAGCGAACTGCAGTTAGCCTTGAGCCGACATGCGACAAGTAAAATTACTACCCTCGATGACTTAGAGCAAATTCTATCCCTTGGTTTTCGCGGCGAAGCGCTAGCTAGTATTAGCTCGGTGAGTAGATTGACTCTGACGTCACGCACTGAATCTCAAGGTGAGGCGTGGCAGGCGTATTGTGAGGGTAGAGAAATGGCGGTAAATATTCAGCCAGCGGCTCATCCAGTGGGAACCACAATTGATGTGGCAGACCTTTTTTATAATACGCCTGCAAGGCGCAAGTTCTTACGCACAGAAAAAACCGAATTTCAGCATATCGAAGACGTTATTAAGCGTATTGCATTAAGTTACCCTAAGGTTTCTTTCGTTTTAAAGCATAATGACAAAGTGATAAAGCGCTTTATCGCAGACAAAGAAGGCAGCTTATCAACGCGGATTGGCGCCGTAGTGGGGCAGAAGTTTGTTCAAAATGCTGTGCACATAAATACGGAGTATGAAGGTCTTCGCATAGACGCATGGCTAGGCAACGAAGCTATGCTGCGCAGCAGCAACGATTGCCAGTTTAGTTTTGTGAACGGTAGAGGCATGCGCGACAAGCTTATTATGCATGCTATCCGGCAAGCGTATGAAAGTGTTTGGGGGGTTATCGAGCAACCGAGCTTTGTAGTGTATTTAGATGTTAACCCTAAAGATGTTGATGTGAATGTGCATCCTGCGAAGCACGAAGTTAGGTTTCAACAAGGCAGACTGGTGCACGACTTTATCTGTAAAACGGTGAGTGATGCATTACACGCCATGACCGACGAGCAGCCCTTGACAGGAATGGGCACAAATCGCGCTGCAGGCTCTGATTTCATGAGTACACAGGTAGAACACGACTACATTAGGCCCCTACAAGAACAAACGCCTGATAACTCACGCGCCCTTAATGAAACCTCTCGTTATCCATCGGGGGCTTATTCGCAAAACGCGACGCAGAGTCACGGCCGATATCCTGGTGATGCTAAACCGTCGTCAGCGGGAAGCTTTGGTGGGGGTGGTGGCGCTAAGCTTTTGCAAGGCAGAGGGCAAAGTCGAGGGCAAAGTCGAGGGCCAGGCGCTGCTTATCAATCTAGCTATAACGCTTTAATGACGCCAAATAGTGACATCACCGATAGTGATAACGGCGCACAGCGCGCTAATACACACGTTAACCTTACTCCATTGTGTAGAATTTACCCACAGGAAGAAAAAATTTACCTTCTTTTTGCAACTAAAGTTGCAAGTATCTGGTTAAGCGAACTATTTTTAAAAGCGGAGCATGGACAACCGCTACTAATGCCGGTAGCCGTTTCTCTTGAAAACGTCGATGAAAAGCTTGTCGAATTATTAAACGCATCGCATTTTGAAATTAATAAAATAGCCGGCAAATACCGCTTGCAGCAGGTGCCTGCCGGAACAAGACATTTACCTTGGCTAAAATGGTTTGAGTCCTTTTTATCCATCAAGGGGGGCGGTGAAGTAGATTCTCTCGAAGGAGCAATGCGATCGCTCGTTTTAAGTGAGCAAGTGTTCGACAATGACGTATCAAATATGCTCTGGTACTGGTTGGATCAGCAAAGCGAAGCGAAACAATGGGAAATTATTGAGCAATTTGCTAAAGTGCGCCCCTTAAATTCAGTGCTAGATATGTGGGGAGAATAACGTGTCCAATGGCATAAATTCTGCATTGCCTGTAATAGCAATTATGGGCCCCACGGCGTCTGGTAAGACTGGTTTAGCGCTAGACATAGCAGCTCAGGTTGATAGTGAAGTAATTAGTGTAGATTCAGCCCTTGTATACAAAGGCATGGATATTGGCACAGCGAAGCCGACGCAGGAAGAGCGAGCGGGGGTGAAGCACCACCTAATTGATATTATTGACCCTGCAGACAGTTATTCAGTGTCGCAATTTGTAAACGATACGAATGGGCTTATCGGCGATATTTTAGCTCGAGGCAAGGTGCCAATTTTGGCTGGAGGTACAATGATGTACTTTAATGCCTTGATAAATGGAATTTCGCCACTACCTAAGTCAGATGAAAAGATACGAGATGATATAACACAGCAGGCACAACGCTTGGGTTGGTCTAAATTACACGATGAACTGCGTGGTGTAGACCCAATCAGTGGTGAGAGAATCCACCCTAATGACCCACAGCGTATTACTCGTGCACTGGAAGTGTATAGAAGTACCGGCAAGACGTTGACATATTGGCAACAACAAGAGGGTGAAAAGTGCCCTTATAACATTGCACAATTTGCCATAGCGCCCGCAGATAGGGCAGTGTTGCACGAACGAATCGCGACACGGTTCGATATGATGCTAGAGCAAGGGTTCGAAAAAGAAGTATTGAAACTCTATGAACGCAGTGATCTACATGAAGAATTACCTTCTATACGTTCGGTAGGGTATCGACAAATGTGGCAGTACCTAGACGGCCAATTGAGTTACGCAGAAATGCGTGAAAGAGGTATTATCGCTACAAGGCAGCTTGCCAAGCGCCAGCTTACGTGGTTACGGGGCTGGGAGCAGGTTTCATGGCTTGACACATTTGCTAACGATAATTTGATTAAAATTACAGCGAAAGTCACACTTTAAATGTTTGAGTGTGGTATACATTAGACGTGCAGTGATAGTGAAATTTCTATCATGAATAATAAAAACTAAGGATATCAAATGGCTAAAGGGCAATCTTTACAAGACCCATTCTTGAACGCTTTGCGTAAGGAACGTATTCCAGTATCAATTTATCTGGTAAACGGTATTAAACTTCAGGGACAGGTTGAATCATTCGACCAGTTCGTTATTTTACTGAAGAACACAGTAAGCCAAATGGTGTATAAGCACGCGATTTCTACTGTTGTTCCAGCACGCGCTATCACTATGCCTAGCGCAGGAGATTCTGAAAATACTAAAGGTGAATAATTTAAAAGGTAACGCGCTTGTTTGACCGTTATGAAGCCGGTGAACAGGCTGTACTTGTTCATGTTAATTTTTCCGACGAGAACAGTAAAGAAGACTTAAGTGAGCTTGAATTACTTGTGTCTTCAGCAGGGGTAAATGCGGTCGAAGTCATCACGACGTCCCGCAGTGCGCCTCATGCCAAGTTTTTTGTCGGATCGGGTAAGGCAGAGGAAATAGCAGCAGCGGTAAAAGCACACGATGCTAACGTTGTTATTTTTAACCACGCGCTTTCTCCTTCTCAGGAGCGTAATTTAGAAGCGGTGTGTAAATGCCGGGTGTTAGATAGAACCGGGCTTATTCTCGATATTTTCGCGCAGCGCGCGCGAACGCACGAGGGTAAGCTTCAGGTTGAACTAGCCCAGTTGAGACATATCTCAACCCGTCTCATCAGAGGATGGACTCACCTTGAGCGTCAAAAAGGTGGTATTGGTCTTCGCGGTCCGGGTGAGACACAGCTAGAAACTGACCGTCGATTGCTTCGTGGTCGTATTAAAGCCATTCTTCGTCGCTTGGAAAAAGTGCAAAAGCAACGCGAGCAGGGTCGTCGCTCGCGCAAACGCGCTGAAATTCCAACGGTATCCTTAGTTGGCTATACGAATGCGGGAAAATCGACGCTATTTAACACCATTACCGACTCACACGTTTACGCTGCTGACCAGTTGTTCGCAACGCTAGATCCTACGTTACGTAAAATCGAGTTAAAAGATGTTGGCCCCGCAATTTTGGCCGATACCGTTGGTTTTATTCGTCATCTTCCCCACGACCTTGTTGCCGCATTTAAAGCAACGCTTCAAGAAACGCAAGAGGCTGATTTACTGCTTCATGTTGTTGACATTGCCGATGCAAAATATCGTGAAACCATGGACGAGGTGAATGATGTACTTGAAGAAATTGAAGCAGATGACATTCAACAATTACTAATCTGTAATAAGATTGATAAACTAGACGACGTTCAGCCGCGTATAGAAAGAAATGACGAGGGCGTGCCCGTTAGAGTGTGGTTGTCTGCACAAACGGGTGAAGGAACGGAATTGTTAAGCCAAGCTTTGACCGAGTGTTTAGCTAAAAGCATGGTGAACTATACGTTGAAGATTCCCCCTGCACAAAGTCAATTGCGCGGCGTGTTGTACGAGCTAAACTGTATTGCAAGTGAAGAATACGACAGTCAGGGAGACTGGGTAGTTGATGTAAGAATGCCCACTGCCGACTGGAACAGGCTTGAAAAACGTCTGGAAAACGGAATATCAGAGTATGTTGTGCGACATTAAGCAGTGCTAGACACTGTATTGAGCATGCAAAATTCAAAAATATAACAGTAATCTATGGAGTATCAGCATGGCTTGGAATGAGCCGGGTGGCAATAATAACGACCCGTGGAAGAATCGCGGTGGGAAAGAGCAAGGTCCCCCAGATTTGGACGATGTTTTTAAGAACTTATTTGGTAAGTTTGGAAAGTCAGGTGGCAACGGTGGTGGCTCGGGCAAAAGCCTAGGCGGCATTGGTGCTGGTATTCTAGTAGGTTTACTGGTCGTGATCTGGTTCATTAGTGGTTTTTATACCATTCGTGAAGCTGAGCGCGGTGTAGTACTTCGCTTTGGTGAGTATCACCAGCAAGTAGAGCCAGGTCTTCGCTGGGCGCCTACGTTCATTGATTCTGTTATTCCTGTTGATGTTCAGTCAATACGCGATCAGTCATCATCAGGCTCTATGCTTACTGAAGATGAGAACGTAGTGAGCGTTCAAATGGAAATGCAATTTCGCGTTGTTGATCCATACCGTTGGACGTTCGCCGTTGAAAGCCCTGAGCAAAGCTTAAGTCAGTCTCTTGATAGTGCTATCCGATATGTTGTAGGTCATTCTAAGATGGATGACGTGTTGACTGACGGTCGTGAAGTAACTCGTCAGCGAGTATGGGAAGAGCTACAAGCTATTATCGAACCATATAACATGGGTGTGTCTATCATTGATATGAACTTCCGTGATGCCCGTCCACCTGAGCAAGTTAAAGATGCATTTGATGATGCTATTGCTGCTCAGGAAGATGAACAGCGTTTCATTCGTGAAGCAGAGGCTTATGCAAGAGAAATTGAGCCTCGTGCACGTGGTCAAGTAAACCGTATGAACGAAGAAGCTCAAGCCTACAAAGAGCGTGTGACGTTAGAAGCGCAAGGTGAAGTGGCTCGCTTTGAAGAGTTACTTCCTCAATATGAACGCGCACCTAAGGTTACTCGCGAACGTATTTATCTTGAAACTATGGAAGAGGTACTTAGCAGTACCAGTAAAATCATGGTTGATAGCAAAGGTGGCAACAACATGATGTATCTTCCGCTTGATAAAATCATGGAACGCCAGCAATCTACGAACAATAAAAATACGCGCAACACGCTAGAAGGCTTACAAGCACCAGTAACCGATGCTAACGGCCGCAGCCGCAACAGTTCGCCAAGTTCAGGCTTGCGCGGCGATAGCTACAGAGAGGGGAGATAAGCACAATGAAGAATTTGTTAATTGCAGTATTTGTTCTTCTTGTATTGCTTGCATCAGGCTCACTGTTTGCAGTTAAAGAAGGCGAGCGCGCCATTGTTATTCAGTTCGGTAAAGTACAAAGAGACGACGCGACTGGCGACACAAAAGTGTTCGAACCGGGTCTTCACTTTAAACTTCCGTTTATTGATTCAGTACGTGTGCTCGATGCTCGTATTCAAACGTTAGATGGTTCACCAGACCGCTTTGTAACAAGCGAGAAGAAAGACCTTATCGTAGACTCTTATGTAAAATGGCGCATTGACGACTTTGCCCGTTACTACTTATCAACAGGCGGTAACAAGCTTCAAGCAGAAGCACTACTTAAGCAAAAAGTAAACAACGGTCTACGTTCAGAGTTTGGTACACGTACTATTGCGCAAATCGTTTCTGGCGAGCGTTCAGCACTAATGAATCAAGCGATGGAGCAGGCATCTACGTCATCAGATGAGCTGGGTATTGAAATTGTTGACGTACGCGTTAAGCAGATCAATTTGCCGACTGAAGTTAGTAACTCTATCTTCCAACGTATGCGCGCAGAGCGAGCGGCAGTTGCTCGTGAGCATCGCTCAGAAGGTCAGGAACAAGCTGAAGTAATTAAAGCTAACATTGACGCTAAAGTTACCGTAATGCTGGCTGATGCCGAGCGTAATGCTCGTCAGTTGCGCGGTGAAGGTGATGCAATTGCAGCGCAAATTTACGCTGACGCTTACTCCAAGAATGCAGATTTCTACAGCTTCTTACGTAGTATGGATGCGTATAAAGCGAGCTTTAACAGTAAGCAAGACGTTATGGTTATTGCCCCTGATAGTGACTTCTTTAAGTACATGAATCAGTCTAACGGCAATTAAAAACTAGATGTTTTTGTAAATATGAAGGCCAGTCTTTTAGACTGGCTTTTTTACGTTCATTCTAAAAGTAACCTGCTGAATTAATAAGATTATTTCTATAAAATACGAAGCTAATTTCGCTAAGTGTACAGCCAGTTTACCTCTCATTTTCCCTATCCACTGCCAAATTTTCACTAAATCGGGTAAAATACCGCCTGAATATTATTAAAACACGCCACTTATTAAGTACAAAGTTAGCGCCGTCCCAGCGTTAACTTTGATGTAGTAGGCGTAAATAAACGACAGAGGGAAGATTTTGACAACGGAAAATAAAAATACAGCGTCTGCCGATCATAACGGCGGACAAGGTGGGTTATTCTCGCGATTTCTCGCTACAGTGGAATGGTTAGGAAATCTACTTCCGCACCCAGTAACATTATTTGCGCTGCTTTCACTTTTCATAGTGGTACTAAGTGGCATATTAGGGTACTTCGATCTAGCTGTTGCTGACCCTCGCCCTGTCGGTGCTAAGGGCCGTGAAGAAGACGGCATGATTGAAGTCATATCCTTGATGAGTGCTGAAGGCTTACAGCGAATAGTGACTGGGCTTGTCACTAACTTCACCGGGTTTGCGCCACTTGGCACCGTGCTTGTTGCCCTTCTTGGTGTATCGGTAGCGGAACATTCGGGCCTCTTGTCGGCAGCAATGCGCGCATTGGTTATGAACGCCTCAAAACGCGCTGTAACCTTTGCTATTGTTTTTGCCGGCATTATTTCAAACACTGCCTCTGAGCTCGGCTACGTGGTACTTATTCCACTGGCAGCAATGATTTTCCACTCCCTAGGACGCCACCCGCTAGCCGGTCTTGCTGCGGCCTTTGCTGGTGTTTCTGCAGGTTATAGTGCAAACCTATTGTTAGGTACGGTGGACCCCCTGTTGTCTGGCATAACAGAAGCAGCAGCGCATATGATTGACCCTGACTACATGGTAGGGCCAGAAGTGAACTGGTACTTTATGTTTATCAGTACTTTTGTGGTAGCCACTATGGGGGCGCTAGTTACCGAAAAAGTGGTAGAGCCAAGACTAGGTAAGTTTGATCCATCTGAGGCATCAATTGACCTAGGCAAACAATCTATGGATGCACCTACAGACTTAGAAAAGAAAGGTCTGCGTTGGGCAGGAATATCTTTTGTTGTGGTTTGCGCAATACTTGCGTTAACAGTAGTTCCTGAAAACGGTATTTTGCGCCACCCTGAAACGGGTGAAGTGGCGGGCTCCCCGTTCCTTAAAGGCATCGTTGCTTTTATCTTCATCACCTTTGCTATTCCGGGTTTTGTGTACGGCAAAGTAACCAAGTCGATGAAAAACGACAAAGATGTCATTGATGCTATGGCGAAGAGTATGGGAGCCATGGGGCTTTACATAACGTTAGTATTTTTCGCCGCGCAGTTTGTTGCTTTCTTTAAATGGACTAATTTAGGCACTGTGCTAGCCGTTAAAGGCGCAGCTCTTTTGCAAGCTGCTGGATTAGACGGCCCAGCCGTCTTCATCCTATTCATATTGATGTGTGGTGTGGTTAACTTATCGTTAGGTAGTGCATCTGCGCAGTGGGCGGTAACAGCGCCTATTTTCGTACCTATGCTTATGCTAATTGGTTACGCGCCAGAAGTTATTCAGGCGGCTTATCGTATCGGTGATTCAGTAACTAACGTCATAGCACCTATGATGAGCTACTTTGGGCTTATCCTTGCTATGGCAGCTAGATACAAGAAAGACTTGGGAATGGGCACGCTCATCGCAATGATGTTGCCTTACTCTATGGTCTTTATAGTAGGCTGGACTATTTTATTCTACATCTGGGTATTTTTACTTGGCATGCCGGTAGGGCCCGGGCGCAGCGACTTACTATCAGCCTTAAATAGATAGCTTTACGCGCTGCCACACGCTT
This genomic window contains:
- the queG gene encoding tRNA epoxyqueuosine(34) reductase QueG, producing MSEISSIDLVELTNNIKAWGTALGFQQVGISDIDLHQHESHLQEWLDNGYHGDMAFMESHGMKRARPDELVPGTLRVISVRMNYLPPDASFAKHLKKREIGYISRYALGRDYHKVLRKRLKQLGEKITDSLAHTQYRPFVDSAPVLEHAIAEKAGIGWTGKHSLTLNKEAGSWFFLGELFINLPLPVDAPIEEGCGSCTACLTICPTGAIVAPYKVDGRRCISYLTIESDKDIPEELRPMMGNRIYGCDDCQLVCPWNRFADITSEEDFHPRQVLHGQRLNDLFSWSEETYLRNTEGSPIRRIGFEKWQRNIAVALGNAPYNEESIQLLEERRGWVSDLVDRHIDWAIAQQQRKQQSSSGDSRQQARLIRVVEKGLPRDA
- a CDS encoding NAD(P)H-hydrate dehydratase — its product is MLDTQLTSSLSYKLFRADQVRENEGQAAADSGCDMFTLMQRAGDVVFKQCLELMPNSDVYLVLVGQGNNAGDGYIAAINAKLAGKQVHLCAVEPERTLEGDAGKAQQRWLDAGGSINGFDAALLEKSDVVIDALLGTGINSYIRNEFADVIDAVNSSSTPVVSVDVPSGLDANTGQSLGRCVQADITVTFVGIKPGLVTGAGKQSCGKLVYADLGIGKAFQALAKASATMLNIEHFKGMGPREVNSHKGTYGRLLCIGGNRGTAGAIRLASEAALRSGAGMVRVYTHESSVVQVSAGRPELMVTDFNLEDALAWATCVVIGPGLGQDKWAEEAFETTLKHCQNQNKPVVIDADALNLLCQQSTAYTLSDSILTPHAGEAARLLGVSIDDVESDRFNYARQCSQRYHAVCVLKGAGTLIDNEKKTWVCRHGNPGMATAGSGDVLSGILGALLAQGVETDLAAKYGVVLHAKAGDDIAQLYGQRGMIASDLFDAVRALINH
- the tsaE gene encoding tRNA (adenosine(37)-N6)-threonylcarbamoyltransferase complex ATPase subunit type 1 TsaE, with protein sequence MSYPHTSFFSNEVDDTAQLAKDLARAVSSQLPTDTVIYLDGDLGAGKTTFSRYFIQSFGHSGSVKSPTYTLVEPYELDSVNIYHFDLYRLADPEELEFMGIRDYFGSGAIALIEWSEKGGEYLASPDLVISINITPAGRQFNLEAKNAHGAKLLQQCKRV
- a CDS encoding N-acetylmuramoyl-L-alanine amidase; translation: MVRSIVSVLFLCFVVQFAYGAQNNIDGVRIWPSPDNTRVVFDMKAAPEFTYFTLKNPLRLVIDFKNTSDSAKLSGVENSGDLIKKLRYSTPKSKSSARVVVELNRNTKPSLFAVTPSGSLGHRLVVDLPDSARRSSSTQSASTPTGSVVIDDTSSARDRDIIVAIDAGHGGHDPGSVGPAGTYEKHITLSIAKKLESKINREPGMRAIMTRSGDYYISPNRRPEIAREKKADLLISIHADAFSQPQPRGGSVWVLSTRRADTELGRWLEKSERHSELLGGAAEVINDKSSERYLTETILGLSMDHSMATSHDLGNKVVEELKQVTSLHKRKPQAASFAVLTAPDIPSILVEVGFISNPQEEKNLNWSKHRERLANAMFNAAKRYFKQVPPDGTLWAKERVNNRTHKVRSGESLSLLAQRYNVKVSSIKAANDLSSDVVRVGQVLNIPRT
- the mutL gene encoding DNA mismatch repair endonuclease MutL → MPIQLLSPQLANQIAAGEVVERPASVVKELLENSLDAGATRIEVDIEKGGHKRIRIKDNGSGIVKSELQLALSRHATSKITTLDDLEQILSLGFRGEALASISSVSRLTLTSRTESQGEAWQAYCEGREMAVNIQPAAHPVGTTIDVADLFYNTPARRKFLRTEKTEFQHIEDVIKRIALSYPKVSFVLKHNDKVIKRFIADKEGSLSTRIGAVVGQKFVQNAVHINTEYEGLRIDAWLGNEAMLRSSNDCQFSFVNGRGMRDKLIMHAIRQAYESVWGVIEQPSFVVYLDVNPKDVDVNVHPAKHEVRFQQGRLVHDFICKTVSDALHAMTDEQPLTGMGTNRAAGSDFMSTQVEHDYIRPLQEQTPDNSRALNETSRYPSGAYSQNATQSHGRYPGDAKPSSAGSFGGGGGAKLLQGRGQSRGQSRGPGAAYQSSYNALMTPNSDITDSDNGAQRANTHVNLTPLCRIYPQEEKIYLLFATKVASIWLSELFLKAEHGQPLLMPVAVSLENVDEKLVELLNASHFEINKIAGKYRLQQVPAGTRHLPWLKWFESFLSIKGGGEVDSLEGAMRSLVLSEQVFDNDVSNMLWYWLDQQSEAKQWEIIEQFAKVRPLNSVLDMWGE
- the miaA gene encoding tRNA (adenosine(37)-N6)-dimethylallyltransferase MiaA; translation: MGPTASGKTGLALDIAAQVDSEVISVDSALVYKGMDIGTAKPTQEERAGVKHHLIDIIDPADSYSVSQFVNDTNGLIGDILARGKVPILAGGTMMYFNALINGISPLPKSDEKIRDDITQQAQRLGWSKLHDELRGVDPISGERIHPNDPQRITRALEVYRSTGKTLTYWQQQEGEKCPYNIAQFAIAPADRAVLHERIATRFDMMLEQGFEKEVLKLYERSDLHEELPSIRSVGYRQMWQYLDGQLSYAEMRERGIIATRQLAKRQLTWLRGWEQVSWLDTFANDNLIKITAKVTL
- the hfq gene encoding RNA chaperone Hfq; the encoded protein is MAKGQSLQDPFLNALRKERIPVSIYLVNGIKLQGQVESFDQFVILLKNTVSQMVYKHAISTVVPARAITMPSAGDSENTKGE